In Aerococcus loyolae, a genomic segment contains:
- a CDS encoding diacylglycerol/lipid kinase family protein, which translates to MTKVMIIVNPGSGDNQGEEYGKRLADFLNGKFDQVDIKKTEGDNDALKFAQEACQDHYDSLFTVGGDGTINEAVNGLAGQDFRPTLGFFPAGTNNTFAQLFNISEDIDQYIEDLDLEESHSLDIGRCNDQYFNYYVCFGKLIEATTGTSSEEKSQFGSFAYLKNILSALPKDDTHPIKIESDTESFEGQASHVFVLLTNQVGNLVFSNEQSNLQDGQFQVYILTDESTGSKLSALKDILFGQLEDNDSIKSFACSKLTITNSDDNETQVDIDGNDGPYLPCEIELLPKHINFYVPKTQAVQ; encoded by the coding sequence ATGACTAAGGTTATGATAATTGTCAATCCAGGATCTGGAGATAATCAAGGCGAGGAATACGGAAAACGGCTAGCTGATTTTCTTAATGGTAAGTTTGACCAAGTCGATATAAAAAAGACTGAAGGGGACAATGACGCATTGAAGTTTGCACAGGAAGCCTGTCAAGACCATTATGATTCTTTATTTACTGTTGGTGGCGATGGAACTATTAATGAAGCGGTCAATGGACTCGCTGGCCAAGATTTCCGACCCACTTTAGGTTTCTTTCCAGCGGGAACCAACAATACTTTTGCCCAATTATTTAATATTTCTGAAGATATTGATCAGTATATCGAGGACTTAGATTTAGAAGAAAGCCATAGCTTAGATATTGGTCGCTGTAATGATCAATATTTCAATTACTATGTGTGTTTCGGTAAGTTAATTGAAGCCACCACCGGAACCAGTTCCGAGGAGAAATCTCAATTTGGTTCCTTTGCTTACCTAAAGAATATTTTATCGGCCCTACCTAAGGATGATACCCATCCTATTAAAATAGAATCCGATACTGAAAGTTTTGAAGGTCAAGCCAGTCATGTATTTGTCCTATTAACTAACCAGGTGGGAAACCTGGTCTTCTCAAATGAACAAAGTAATTTGCAAGATGGACAATTTCAAGTCTATATCCTGACCGATGAATCGACTGGATCAAAATTATCTGCCCTTAAGGATATTCTTTTTGGTCAATTAGAAGATAATGACTCGATCAAAAGTTTTGCCTGTTCCAAGTTAACCATCACTAATTCTGATGATAATGAAACCCAGGTCGATATTGATGGTAACGATGGGCCTTATCTCCCATGCGAAATTGAATTATTGCCTAAGCACATTAATTTCTATGTCCCTAAGACCCAGGCAGTTCAATAA
- the pnuC gene encoding nicotinamide riboside transporter PnuC, which translates to MKKEYRQSLNLITDILLVAITAWGSFQNGWFNLPNLVSWMGLIGVIGLAKKWQGNFIFNAIQNISAAIVAGRNRIFGDMFTSIYYLFTQIFGFQQWQHHKDESGELIVDEKTNWRLVGFAVLVGFFGLGTVSYFLGGVFIFWDAFNNATAIIAQYMQLVQRKRASWILWLITNLISLYIFLMQGVPQMAIMYFVFSLNACRGFINWKN; encoded by the coding sequence GTGAAAAAAGAATATCGTCAAAGTCTTAATTTAATCACTGATATTTTACTAGTTGCCATCACAGCCTGGGGGTCTTTTCAAAATGGTTGGTTTAATTTACCCAACTTGGTTTCCTGGATGGGGCTAATTGGAGTTATTGGTTTGGCTAAGAAGTGGCAAGGTAATTTCATTTTTAACGCGATTCAAAATATCTCTGCTGCTATAGTAGCTGGCCGTAATCGGATCTTTGGTGACATGTTTACCAGCATTTATTATTTATTTACCCAAATTTTTGGTTTTCAACAATGGCAACACCATAAAGATGAATCTGGGGAGCTTATTGTAGACGAAAAAACGAATTGGCGTTTAGTAGGTTTCGCTGTTTTAGTGGGGTTCTTTGGATTGGGGACCGTTTCTTATTTTCTCGGTGGCGTATTTATCTTCTGGGATGCATTTAATAATGCGACAGCTATCATTGCTCAATACATGCAATTGGTGCAAAGAAAGCGGGCCAGCTGGATTTTATGGTTAATCACTAATCTTATCTCCCTTTATATTTTCCTCATGCAGGGGGTACCACAAATGGCCATCATGTATTTCGTTTTTTCACTCAATGCCTGCCGCGGTTTTATTAACTGGAAAAATTAG
- a CDS encoding universal stress protein, which produces MSIKRKILVAVDDSDQARDAFVEAVTVAKAKEANLYLVSVIDEDILSNREESDYSHSLVGQRQELLNNYRQLAKDQFGFDQVNVEVFVGEPKRQIIHLLKEDPAFELIVVGATGKNARERLFMGSVSQFVVRHSPVSVLIVR; this is translated from the coding sequence ATGTCAATAAAAAGAAAAATTTTAGTTGCTGTTGATGACTCCGACCAAGCTCGTGATGCTTTTGTTGAAGCGGTCACTGTCGCTAAGGCTAAAGAAGCCAACTTGTACCTGGTATCTGTTATCGATGAAGATATCTTATCTAACCGTGAAGAGAGTGATTATTCTCACAGCCTCGTCGGCCAACGGCAAGAATTACTTAATAATTACCGCCAACTTGCTAAGGATCAATTTGGCTTTGACCAAGTTAATGTTGAGGTCTTTGTGGGCGAGCCTAAGCGACAAATCATTCACCTTTTAAAGGAAGATCCTGCCTTTGAATTGATTGTTGTTGGAGCAACTGGGAAAAACGCTAGAGAACGTCTCTTTATGGGCTCCGTTTCTCAATTCGTTGTCCGTCACTCTCCTGTTTCGGTGCTCATTGTACGCTAG
- a CDS encoding universal stress protein, producing the protein MPEKSIQKIMVPIDGSEPAKAAFKQALEYAHIYQAKLYIFSVAADFLRYDFDDFNLKAHDHELCAYQELLKNYQKEAQESGIKDIAIEARPGDPRKEILDFAEEHEIDLIMMGSTGKGVLDRLLIGSVSEYIMIHAACDVFIAK; encoded by the coding sequence ATGCCAGAAAAAAGTATTCAAAAAATAATGGTACCTATTGATGGTTCAGAGCCAGCCAAGGCTGCCTTTAAACAAGCCCTTGAATATGCTCATATTTATCAAGCTAAACTCTATATTTTTAGTGTAGCTGCAGATTTCTTACGCTATGATTTTGATGATTTTAATTTAAAAGCCCATGACCATGAATTATGCGCCTACCAAGAATTATTAAAGAATTATCAAAAAGAAGCTCAAGAATCCGGAATTAAGGATATAGCCATTGAAGCTCGCCCCGGTGATCCTAGGAAAGAAATTCTTGACTTTGCCGAAGAACATGAAATTGATTTAATTATGATGGGTTCAACCGGTAAAGGCGTACTTGATCGCTTACTCATTGGGTCTGTTTCTGAGTATATTATGATCCATGCGGCCTGTGATGTTTTCATTGCTAAATAG
- the nth gene encoding endonuclease III, whose product MLLTDSETLSVLKEIMALFPDAGPSLNFNSVYQLLIAVMLSAQSTDKKVNEVTPDLFKAFPTPKHLAEASPQVIEPYINQLGLYHSKARYLHAMGQQLIDKYGGQVPNQRRDLESLSGVGRKTASVVLSLGFDQPAFAVDTHITRIAKNHRFVDPNATVREVEKRITRVLPASEWKDAHHALIAFGRTICTARSPQCYRYPQLNPHQDKEIKRND is encoded by the coding sequence TTGCTTTTAACTGATTCAGAAACTTTATCCGTTCTGAAAGAAATTATGGCCCTCTTTCCCGACGCTGGCCCTAGCTTAAACTTTAATTCTGTTTACCAATTACTCATCGCTGTGATGCTCAGTGCTCAATCCACTGATAAAAAGGTCAATGAAGTGACCCCTGACCTTTTTAAAGCTTTTCCCACACCCAAACACTTAGCAGAGGCTAGCCCTCAGGTCATTGAGCCCTATATCAACCAGCTAGGCCTCTATCATAGCAAGGCACGTTATCTGCATGCAATGGGTCAACAATTAATCGACAAGTATGGTGGACAAGTTCCCAATCAACGCAGGGATTTAGAAAGTCTTAGTGGTGTGGGGAGGAAAACAGCCAGTGTCGTTCTCAGCCTAGGCTTTGACCAGCCAGCCTTTGCTGTCGATACCCACATCACTCGCATAGCAAAAAATCATCGCTTTGTTGATCCAAATGCTACGGTAAGAGAAGTGGAGAAACGAATTACTAGGGTCCTGCCTGCTAGTGAGTGGAAGGATGCCCACCATGCTTTAATTGCCTTTGGCAGGACGATTTGTACTGCCCGTAGCCCTCAATGTTATCGTTACCCGCAATTAAATCCCCACCAAGATAAGGAGATAAAGCGAAATGACTGA
- a CDS encoding 5-formyltetrahydrofolate cyclo-ligase yields the protein MTDEIDKAKASLRQKIKSKRQTLPQSYYQWANEIISHKLVNFSIFNQAKRILLFSSLPYEFNTQELINFCFKQEIQVLLPRVEGKSLGLHYVNESSTYQKSKYDILEPQANSPQAGISMLDLIILPCLSCNRHGQRLGYGGGYYDRLLVDFKGITIIPYFDKLMTSDIPCNDYDIKADYIISESGIFSTNESSDRPFLE from the coding sequence ATGACTGATGAAATCGATAAAGCAAAAGCTAGTCTACGTCAAAAAATAAAAAGCAAGCGTCAAACCCTCCCTCAATCGTATTATCAGTGGGCAAATGAAATCATTAGCCATAAATTAGTCAACTTTTCGATTTTTAACCAAGCTAAGCGTATATTACTTTTTTCCAGTCTGCCCTATGAATTTAATACCCAAGAACTGATTAATTTTTGTTTTAAGCAAGAAATTCAAGTTCTTCTGCCCCGAGTTGAGGGAAAATCACTTGGTTTGCACTACGTGAATGAATCAAGCACTTATCAAAAAAGTAAATATGACATTTTAGAGCCTCAGGCTAATAGTCCCCAAGCTGGCATTAGTATGCTAGATCTCATTATTTTACCCTGCTTAAGTTGTAACCGCCATGGACAACGTTTAGGTTACGGTGGAGGCTATTATGACCGCCTCTTGGTTGATTTTAAAGGAATAACCATAATTCCTTACTTCGATAAACTAATGACCTCAGATATTCCTTGTAATGACTATGACATAAAAGCAGATTACATTATAAGTGAAAGTGGTATCTTTTCGACTAACGAATCAAGTGACCGACCTTTCCTTGAGTAA
- a CDS encoding aminoacyl-tRNA deacylase, translated as MSKKHKKTNAMRLLDQAKISYEEAIIPYRDGSFQPQEGKSSYKTLVARTHDHEIVVFVIPLDQEFDLKQCARVINSKRVELVHVKELLDLTGYVRGGCSPLGMKKKYRTWYNDSCLKEEEIFVSAGERGKQIGLDPKALIEVTQGKVGHLIR; from the coding sequence GTGAGTAAAAAACATAAAAAGACCAATGCTATGCGCCTCTTAGACCAGGCAAAGATCTCTTATGAAGAAGCCATCATTCCATATAGAGATGGTAGTTTTCAACCGCAAGAAGGGAAATCGTCCTACAAGACCTTGGTGGCCAGGACCCATGACCATGAAATCGTTGTATTTGTGATACCGCTTGACCAAGAGTTTGACCTTAAGCAATGTGCCCGCGTTATTAATAGTAAGCGAGTTGAATTAGTCCATGTTAAGGAACTATTGGACCTCACCGGCTATGTGAGAGGCGGTTGTTCGCCTTTAGGTATGAAGAAAAAATATCGTACTTGGTACAATGACTCTTGTCTTAAGGAAGAGGAAATATTTGTCAGTGCTGGTGAACGGGGCAAACAAATCGGTCTGGATCCTAAGGCTCTAATAGAAGTTACTCAAGGAAAGGTCGGTCACTTGATTCGTTAG
- a CDS encoding NAD(P)H-hydrate dehydratase encodes MEKVEIEKSEIIQHFPKRQANSYKGDYGNIVLIGGNQSMGGAIQMAAMACVNSGAGLTTVFTDPVNRPAIHSVLPEVMVSDWRRQDSLKKAIEKADVIGIGPGFGRDHSRFNQIMLLIKQVITDKILVIDADAISILSQKDQGLDQLSQAKYLVLTPHYGEWERLSHGEISYHDNERIQSFVNQYQLNLVLKGAPSRLYFADHSKFYQLAIGNPGMATGGMGDTLTGMVCGFMGQYTDHEAALKAATFLHSYIADRIYQDQYIVRPSQIADLLPRVMKEMEAERE; translated from the coding sequence ATGGAGAAAGTTGAAATTGAGAAATCTGAAATTATTCAACATTTTCCCAAGCGCCAAGCCAATTCATATAAGGGCGACTACGGCAATATTGTTTTGATCGGAGGCAATCAGTCCATGGGTGGTGCAATTCAGATGGCTGCCATGGCTTGTGTCAATAGTGGGGCAGGACTGACGACTGTCTTTACCGATCCAGTGAACCGGCCTGCCATCCATAGCGTTTTACCTGAAGTGATGGTTAGTGATTGGCGTCGGCAAGATAGCTTGAAAAAGGCCATTGAAAAGGCTGATGTGATTGGCATCGGGCCAGGCTTTGGTCGCGACCATTCACGCTTTAACCAGATTATGTTGCTCATTAAACAAGTTATTACTGATAAAATATTGGTTATTGATGCCGATGCGATTTCTATTCTCAGTCAAAAAGATCAAGGCTTAGACCAATTATCCCAGGCAAAATATCTCGTTTTGACTCCACATTATGGGGAGTGGGAACGCTTATCGCATGGTGAAATTTCCTATCACGATAATGAAAGAATTCAATCATTCGTTAACCAATATCAGCTGAATTTGGTCCTTAAAGGAGCACCTAGCCGTTTATATTTTGCTGACCATTCTAAATTTTATCAATTAGCTATCGGCAATCCTGGTATGGCAACTGGTGGAATGGGTGATACTTTGACTGGGATGGTTTGTGGCTTTATGGGCCAATATACAGATCATGAAGCCGCTTTGAAAGCAGCGACTTTTCTCCATAGTTATATTGCAGACCGCATTTACCAAGATCAATATATTGTTCGCCCTAGTCAAATCGCTGATCTCTTACCCAGAGTTATGAAAGAGATGGAGGCAGAACGTGAGTAA
- the gdhA gene encoding NADP-specific glutamate dehydrogenase codes for MNAKEYLQETRQLWDKKYEQEPEFLQVLHEFVDSVEPVFEEHPEYIEANLLQILAIPERIIEFRVPWMDDQGKARVNTAFRVQFNSAIGPYKGGLRFHPTVNKSILKFLGFEQIFKNSLTGLPIGGGKGGSDFDPKGKSDQEIMRFCQSFMTELQKYIGPDMDVPAGDIGVGAREVGYLYGQYKRLNGFQNGVITGKPLTYGGSLARTQATGYGAVYFLNNMLAAKGEAIEGKRIMISGAGNVAIYAAEKAQELGATVLTVSDSNGYVVDEEGIDIDLLKDVKENRRERIKVYAEERPSASYYEGVVWKHAIDVDVAMPCATQNEVKKPGAEQAVKNGVKYVSEGANMPLDKAATDTLLEAGVFVGPAKAANAGGVAVSALEMSQNSQRLSWTFEEVDQKLKDIMDNIYQQATSAAEKYTNDPYNLIAGANIAGFSKVAQAMLSQGLV; via the coding sequence ATGAACGCAAAAGAATATCTTCAAGAAACACGTCAATTGTGGGATAAGAAGTATGAACAGGAACCAGAATTTTTACAAGTTCTTCATGAATTTGTAGATAGTGTTGAACCTGTTTTTGAAGAACATCCCGAATATATTGAGGCTAACCTATTACAAATTTTAGCTATTCCAGAACGTATCATTGAGTTTAGAGTGCCTTGGATGGATGATCAAGGCAAGGCTCGAGTTAACACCGCTTTTCGGGTTCAATTTAATTCAGCAATTGGTCCCTACAAAGGTGGCCTACGTTTCCATCCAACCGTTAATAAGAGTATTTTAAAATTCTTAGGTTTTGAACAAATCTTTAAAAACAGCCTAACCGGCTTACCTATTGGCGGAGGTAAGGGTGGTTCTGACTTTGATCCTAAGGGGAAATCTGACCAAGAGATTATGCGCTTTTGTCAAAGCTTTATGACCGAATTACAAAAATATATCGGTCCTGATATGGACGTTCCAGCAGGGGACATTGGTGTGGGTGCCCGTGAAGTTGGCTACTTATACGGCCAATATAAACGCCTAAATGGTTTCCAAAATGGTGTGATTACTGGAAAACCTTTAACTTATGGAGGTTCACTCGCTCGTACCCAAGCCACTGGCTATGGGGCAGTTTATTTCTTGAATAATATGTTAGCTGCCAAGGGAGAAGCCATTGAAGGCAAACGGATTATGATCTCTGGGGCTGGTAATGTGGCTATTTATGCTGCTGAAAAGGCTCAAGAACTTGGCGCTACTGTCCTTACAGTCTCTGACTCCAATGGTTACGTCGTTGATGAAGAAGGCATCGATATTGATTTACTAAAAGACGTCAAGGAAAATAGACGTGAACGGATCAAAGTGTATGCTGAAGAACGACCAAGTGCTAGTTATTATGAAGGTGTTGTTTGGAAACACGCTATTGATGTTGATGTGGCTATGCCTTGCGCTACTCAAAATGAAGTGAAAAAACCGGGTGCTGAACAAGCCGTAAAGAATGGGGTTAAATATGTTTCTGAAGGTGCCAATATGCCTTTAGATAAAGCTGCAACAGATACCCTTCTTGAAGCCGGTGTATTTGTTGGCCCAGCTAAAGCAGCTAATGCAGGTGGGGTGGCCGTATCAGCCCTAGAAATGTCTCAAAATAGTCAAAGATTATCTTGGACCTTTGAAGAAGTCGACCAAAAATTAAAAGATATCATGGACAATATCTATCAACAAGCGACTTCAGCCGCTGAAAAATACACCAATGATCCTTATAACTTAATTGCAGGAGCAAACATTGCTGGTTTTAGTAAAGTTGCTCAAGCGATGTTATCTCAAGGACTTGTTTAA
- a CDS encoding ComE operon protein 2, with protein sequence MKRIPWDQYFLSQALVLSMRSTCDRLMVGAVIVRDNRVIAGGYNGSVSGETHCSEGGCYLEDGHCVRTIHAEMNAIIQCAKFGVSTEGAEIYVTHFPCLPCTKQIIQAGIKKVSYLYDYHNHPYALELYQKTGVTVWKRQLEDDFFHQLHQQNLRNCEKEKQSKEKNSLS encoded by the coding sequence ATGAAGCGTATACCTTGGGATCAGTATTTTTTATCACAAGCCTTGGTTTTGTCGATGCGGAGCACTTGTGACCGTTTGATGGTGGGTGCTGTGATCGTTAGAGATAATCGTGTTATCGCTGGAGGCTATAATGGTTCTGTCAGTGGAGAAACCCATTGCAGTGAAGGGGGATGTTACTTGGAAGATGGGCATTGTGTGCGTACGATTCATGCTGAAATGAATGCGATTATTCAGTGCGCTAAATTTGGTGTTTCTACTGAGGGCGCTGAAATTTATGTGACGCATTTCCCTTGCTTGCCTTGTACTAAACAAATTATTCAAGCGGGAATAAAAAAAGTTTCTTATCTCTATGATTACCACAATCATCCTTACGCCCTGGAACTCTACCAAAAAACCGGGGTAACGGTCTGGAAGAGACAGTTAGAAGATGACTTCTTCCATCAACTTCACCAACAAAATTTACGCAATTGTGAGAAGGAAAAACAGAGCAAAGAAAAGAATTCGCTTTCATAA
- a CDS encoding MucBP domain-containing protein, giving the protein MKNYEKRQRFSIRKLSVGVGSVLIATLLFAQGGPVYADEISNTDNTLSHAREEEAPSLTGEKNENLPDKVSFYNAGGAPESRDTNKNSLNKAEKSQEVKTVAPTNAKDPMPTASDSNLKVTHFVRDPEVEGTELKYDDDPIKYNKVSPAKLPERVGFVKSDDADKRVTNVFALSDQSGNNDAYFIAVNTNLKTNAYEGSVYDKNKKLINTYKLDKNGEIPLPLFGQDVNFSKANLPKVKFKVDENGEYLVFDRAKDWKRTNKYSAKSLYAAAVKTVIPDKYEYHNGAHDEYNQSLPHKTKVLVNYLEVGTKKQLAPSQEFPAFVGDSYITNSSKDRFYKEFNKDDYRLVKASNYPEGKINGTYWAGKGFSIVNTIVNNAASVSRTFVVRRTVVNDNGDIVIEMWDKATGVKLPVRNYKTVVGKVVELVNKEKVKEEDYQVYVSEPIASSVAGVKSDAKYIGVNFLWKDDKGILSFSNDGKTRYKFNDMPKGQRLSYWTSGWQPAGKEITYWYEPINKPKGSFQEHHIYRTVDKNGNVISEDSKEDSKTTEGKSSDQYTTSKKDKAGYKLVKVEAKNGGQFDKNGAETKANYVDNTKQEVTYIYEKVQEEKGSFQEHHIYRTVDKNGNILSTDEVTDGETSEGKSNETYTTAKKDKPGYKLVKIEGKNGGKFAKDGTQTKANYVDNTKQEVTYIYEKVQEEKGSFQEHHIYRTVDKNGNILSTDEVSDGETSEGKSSDQYTTSKKDKPGYKLVKVEAKNGGQFDKNGAETKANYVDNTKQEVTYIYEKVQEEAPVEKKGSFQEHHIYRTVDEEGNVISTEERKDNEVTTGKSDQSYTTSKQEKDGYKLVSVTPSTEESKKSGVKFSKDGQETKGNYISDKKLEVTYVYERVQKTKGSFQEHHIYRTVDEDGNVLSTDETKDNEVSSGKTDQKYTTSKQDKGGYKLVSVTPSNEDSKKFGVKFSKEGQETKGNFVSNKKLEVTYIYERVQKTKGSFQEHHIYRTVDKNGNVLSTDEVTDGVISEGKSSDQYTTSKKDKSDYTLVKIETKNGGQFDKNGAETRANYVENTKQEVTYIYEKVQEEPPVEEQGTFQEHHIYQTVDEEGKVVSVDELVNIPETSGKSTDQYITSKKDRPGYRLVKVEAKNGAHFDKAGKSTQGQYIENIKQEVTYIYVKLQDIKKSVQEHNSRQTNDKVKKVDSVDKVVEVLPETSKKISTQYTPAKGSEKDGDASFDNPSEYTKLATTPTNASSSLPKTGSIGSSSLTSVFGLALTLVGVRVFKKRKI; this is encoded by the coding sequence ATGAAGAATTATGAAAAAAGACAGCGATTTTCTATCAGAAAATTATCTGTGGGTGTTGGTTCTGTACTAATTGCTACTCTTTTGTTTGCTCAAGGAGGGCCTGTTTATGCGGACGAAATTTCTAATACTGACAATACACTTAGCCACGCTAGAGAGGAAGAAGCTCCGTCTTTAACTGGTGAAAAAAATGAGAACTTACCTGATAAAGTGAGTTTTTATAATGCTGGTGGGGCGCCAGAAAGTAGAGACACTAATAAAAATTCTCTAAACAAAGCTGAAAAATCTCAAGAAGTTAAAACAGTAGCGCCTACAAACGCTAAAGATCCTATGCCAACCGCAAGTGATTCCAATTTAAAAGTCACTCACTTTGTAAGGGATCCTGAAGTAGAAGGCACAGAACTTAAGTATGATGACGATCCTATAAAATATAACAAAGTAAGCCCCGCAAAATTACCTGAAAGGGTCGGTTTTGTAAAATCAGATGATGCAGATAAACGTGTCACTAACGTTTTCGCCCTGTCAGATCAATCGGGAAATAATGATGCTTATTTCATTGCTGTGAACACTAATTTAAAGACAAATGCATATGAAGGAAGTGTTTATGACAAGAATAAGAAGCTGATTAATACTTATAAATTAGATAAGAATGGTGAGATACCTCTTCCTCTCTTTGGTCAGGATGTAAACTTCTCTAAGGCCAACCTACCTAAAGTAAAATTCAAAGTAGATGAAAACGGAGAATATTTAGTATTTGACCGTGCCAAAGATTGGAAGCGAACAAATAAATATTCTGCGAAGAGTTTGTATGCAGCGGCAGTTAAGACTGTTATTCCTGATAAATATGAATACCATAATGGAGCCCATGACGAATACAACCAATCATTGCCACATAAGACAAAGGTTCTGGTCAATTATTTAGAAGTTGGAACAAAAAAACAATTAGCTCCTTCCCAAGAATTCCCTGCTTTCGTAGGAGATAGCTATATTACCAATAGTTCCAAAGATCGTTTTTATAAAGAGTTTAATAAAGACGATTATCGTTTGGTCAAAGCATCGAACTATCCTGAAGGTAAAATCAATGGTACTTATTGGGCTGGTAAGGGCTTTTCAATAGTCAATACGATTGTTAATAACGCAGCTAGCGTTTCTAGAACCTTTGTTGTTCGTCGTACAGTGGTTAATGATAATGGTGATATTGTCATTGAAATGTGGGATAAGGCTACAGGGGTTAAACTTCCAGTCAGAAACTATAAGACTGTTGTTGGAAAAGTCGTTGAACTAGTAAACAAAGAAAAAGTTAAAGAAGAAGATTATCAAGTATATGTTTCAGAACCAATCGCTTCATCAGTGGCAGGTGTGAAGTCAGATGCTAAGTACATCGGTGTCAATTTCTTATGGAAAGATGACAAAGGAATTTTATCATTTTCTAATGATGGAAAAACTCGTTATAAATTTAATGATATGCCAAAAGGGCAAAGATTATCTTACTGGACCAGCGGATGGCAACCTGCGGGGAAAGAGATCACTTATTGGTATGAACCAATCAATAAACCCAAAGGCTCTTTCCAAGAACACCATATCTACAGAACCGTTGATAAGAACGGAAATGTGATCTCTGAAGATTCAAAAGAAGACAGTAAGACCACTGAAGGAAAATCTTCTGATCAATACACCACTTCTAAGAAAGACAAAGCTGGTTATAAACTCGTTAAGGTAGAAGCTAAAAATGGTGGTCAGTTCGATAAAAATGGTGCTGAAACCAAAGCTAACTACGTTGACAATACCAAGCAAGAAGTCACCTACATTTATGAAAAAGTTCAAGAAGAAAAAGGCTCTTTCCAAGAACACCATATCTACAGAACCGTTGATAAGAACGGAAATATCCTTTCAACCGATGAAGTCACCGATGGTGAAACTTCTGAAGGAAAATCGAACGAAACTTACACCACCGCTAAGAAAGATAAGCCTGGATACAAATTGGTTAAGATTGAAGGTAAAAATGGTGGGAAGTTCGCTAAGGACGGCACCCAAACCAAGGCTAACTATGTTGACAATACCAAGCAAGAAGTCACCTACATTTATGAAAAAGTTCAAGAAGAAAAAGGTTCCTTCCAAGAACACCATATCTATAGAACCGTTGATAAGAACGGAAACATCCTATCAACTGATGAAGTCAGCGATGGTGAAACTTCTGAAGGAAAATCTTCTGATCAATACACTACCTCTAAGAAGGACAAGCCTGGCTACAAACTCGTTAAGGTAGAAGCTAAGAATGGCGGTCAATTCGATAAGAACGGTGCTGAAACCAAAGCTAACTATGTTGACAACACCAAGCAAGAAGTCACCTACATCTACGAAAAAGTTCAAGAAGAAGCACCAGTTGAGAAGAAAGGTTCCTTCCAAGAACACCACATTTACCGCACTGTAGATGAAGAAGGTAATGTGATTTCGACTGAGGAAAGAAAAGATAATGAAGTGACAACTGGTAAATCTGACCAAAGCTATACTACCTCAAAACAAGAAAAGGACGGCTATAAGTTAGTGTCAGTTACTCCAAGCACTGAAGAATCCAAGAAATCTGGGGTAAAGTTCTCCAAAGATGGTCAAGAAACTAAAGGTAACTATATTTCCGACAAGAAATTAGAAGTCACCTATGTTTATGAACGGGTTCAAAAAACCAAAGGTAGCTTCCAAGAACACCATATCTATCGTACAGTGGATGAAGACGGCAACGTCCTCTCAACCGATGAAACCAAGGATAATGAGGTAAGCAGCGGTAAAACAGATCAAAAATACACCACCTCTAAACAAGACAAGGGTGGTTACAAACTAGTTTCCGTTACTCCAAGTAACGAAGACTCTAAGAAGTTCGGTGTGAAGTTCTCTAAAGAAGGCCAAGAAACTAAAGGTAACTTTGTTTCCAACAAGAAATTAGAAGTCACCTATATTTATGAACGGGTACAAAAGACCAAGGGGAGTTTCCAAGAACACCACATTTACAGAACCGTTGATAAGAACGGGAATGTTCTTTCAACCGATGAAGTCACCGATGGAGTAATCAGTGAAGGAAAATCTTCGGACCAATATACTACCTCTAAGAAAGATAAGTCTGACTACACACTGGTTAAGATCGAAACGAAAAATGGTGGCCAATTCGACAAGAATGGTGCTGAAACCAGAGCCAACTATGTTGAAAATACTAAACAAGAAGTGACCTATATCTATGAAAAAGTCCAAGAAGAGCCACCAGTAGAAGAACAAGGCACATTCCAAGAACACCATATCTATCAAACAGTTGATGAAGAAGGAAAAGTTGTTTCAGTTGATGAGCTAGTAAATATTCCTGAAACTAGTGGAAAATCGACTGACCAATACATCACTTCTAAAAAAGATAGGCCAGGTTACCGCTTAGTGAAAGTGGAAGCTAAGAACGGGGCGCACTTTGATAAGGCAGGCAAGAGTACGCAAGGCCAATACATCGAAAATATCAAGCAAGAAGTCACCTATATCTATGTGAAGTTACAGGATATTAAAAAATCTGTTCAAGAACATAATAGCCGCCAAACGAATGATAAGGTTAAGAAAGTAGATTCAGTTGACAAGGTAGTAGAAGTGCTGCCAGAAACCAGCAAGAAAATTTCTACTCAGTACACTCCAGCTAAGGGGAGTGAAAAAGATGGAGACGCTTCTTTTGATAATCCAAGTGAATATACTAAACTAGCTACTACACCAACGAATGCTTCCTCTAGTCTACCTAAGACTGGGTCTATCGGCTCATCTTCACTGACATCAGTTTTTGGGCTAGCTCTTACTCTAGTAGGTGTTAGAGTCTTTAAGAAAAGAAAGATTTAA